The Deinococcus sp. KNUC1210 nucleotide sequence GCAGTTTCGTAACAGGTACCGCAGCGTCGATCTGCTGCTGGTCGATGACATTCAGTTTCTGGCGGGCAAGGAGCGCACCCAGGAGGAGTTTTTTCATACCTTCAACGCTCTTTACGAGAACCACAAGCAGATTATTCTCAGTTCCGACAGGCCGCCTAAGGATATTCAGACGCTGGAAGGCCGCCTTCGCAGCCGCTTCGAATGGGGCCTGATCACCGACATCCAGAGTCCCGAGTTCGAGACACGGGTGGCGATTCTGAAGATGAACGCCGAGCACCACCGCATGCACATTCCCCAGGACGTGCTGGAGCTGATCGCGAGGCAGGTCACCAGCAACATCCGTGAGCTGGAAGGTGCCCTGATGCGTGTGGTCGCCTTTGCTAGCCTCAACAACGTGCCGTTTTCACGCGCTGTCGCTGCAAAGGCGCTCTCCAACGTGTTCGCCCCGCAGGAAGTCAAGGTCGAGATGAGCGACGTGCTGAGGGCAGTGGCAGGGCATTACAACATTCCGCCCGACGCAGTGCGGGGTTCGGGCCGCGTCCGAGAGGTGGTGGTGCCGCGTCAGGTTGCCATGTTCCTGATCCGCGAGCTGACCGGACATTCTCTTCCCGAGATCGGAAGCTTCTTTATGAGAGACCATTCGACGGTCATGCATGCAGTTCAAAAGGTCACCGAACAGCTCGGAAGAGACAGCGAACTGACCGAAGCGGTTGCATTTCTGAAGCGGAAGCTCCAGGGGCTCGAAGGTGAGGAAAACGACGTCTGAGCCGATGTCGTTCCTTTTATGAGAGGTTGTCTAGTCTGGTTGTGCTCTTTTTTCACTTTCTGTGGATAACCCTGTGGATAACCCTGTGGATAACCTGTGGATAACCTGTGGATAACTTCCCAAAAAAACAGCCTGTGGATAACCCCCCGACTTATCCACAGGTTATCCACAGGTTTTTTGGGTTATCCACAATTGCCTGTGGATAACTTTTCCGCAGCCAGCGCAGCTCCAACCCACTTATCCACAGTTTCCACAGGACCTACTACTACTACTACTATTCTTTATATATCTTTTACAGAAGAATCTTTTAGCGGACGAGCAGGCATGAGCCGTTTCGTCCAACGACCATCCAAACAGGGCACCCAGCGACGCTTGAAATCCGCTACTCTGCCAACACGAATCGGTACAGCCCGGTCTCTAAAAATCATCAAGTTCTCATCTCAAGCCAGATGCAGCATCCTCACCCGGAAGCGGGCAAGGAAGGTTCAACAACACGGTCAGGTCAAACAGCTCCGATAGGCCAGGAGCTTTGGATTTTGGAAGGAGCAAGTATGCGAGCGCACGTCAGCAAGAAAACTCTGAGCGAAGGACTGGGAATGCTCGAACGCGTCATTCCGAGCAGATCGAGCAACCCTCTGCTTACCGCCATCAAGGTCGATGCCGAGGGACGTGGTCTCACACTCAGTGGCACGAACCTGGAAATCGATTTGAGCTGCTTTGTGCCTGCCGAGATCAGCGAGGGTGCATCCTTCGTGGTTCCGGCCCATCTGTTTGCCCAGATCGTGCGGAATCTGGGAGGCGAACTGGTCGAACTGGAACTGAGCGGCGCGGAACTGGCGGTCAGAGCCAGCGGCTCGGATTTCAAATTGCAGACGGGTGACCTGAGTGCGTACCCGGAACTGAGCTTCCCCGGCACCGCCGATGCCACGCTGGACGCCGCCGAACTGAGCCGCTCGCTGTCGAGCGTGCGTTACGCCGCTTCCAACGAGGCGTTTCAGGCGGTCTTTCGGGGGCTGAAGGTCGAACAGCACGCTTCGAAGGCCCGCGTGGTCGCCTCGGACGGGTTCCGTCTGGCTCTGCGCGAGTTCAGCGTGGTCGGAGAGCCGCGCAGCCTGATCGTCCCTGCCCGCAGCGCCGACGAACTGGTGCGCGTCCTGCGGGACGGCGACGCCCGCCTCAGCTTTGCGGAAGGCATGCTGGGTGTCACCACCGACCGGGTTCGCATGAACGTCAAGCTGCTCGACGGAGACTTCCCCGACTACGAGCGGGTCATTCCCAAAGACATCAAGCTGCGCGTCACCCTGCCGGCAGCGGCACTCAAGGAGGCGGTGTCGCGGGTGGCGGTGCTGGCCGACAAGAATGCCAACAACCGCGTCGAGTTTCTGATCTCGGAGGGAACGCTGCGTCTGGCTGCCGAAGGAGACTACGGCCGTGCTCAGGACACGCTGACCGTGCAGCAGGAAGGCAGTGAACCCGCCATGAGCCTGGGCTTCAACGCCAAATACGTGCTCGATGCGCTCGGCCCCATCGAAGGAGACGCCGAGCTTCTCTTCAGCGGCTCTACCAGCCCCGCCATGTTCAAGGGAAGTGCCGACGCGGGATATCTGGCGGTCGTGGTTCCGCTGCGCGTTTAAGGGGGCAGTGGAGAGCGGCACGGGGCATCTATTGCCCAGGCCCGCAGGCCGCTGACGCCCGTTCCGCTTTCTTCCCTGTCAGGGCAGGCGTCTTCTAGCTGACCTGCCCAGCACTTGAGAGGAGTACCGTCAGGCGGGATATAGTGTGAGATGTACACCTTGTTAGGCTGCCGCGACAGGAGCTGAAGGCGGATGGCCCAGGGGTCGGAGGACTGCATGAAGATTGAAACCATCATCGCCCGTGAAGTGCTGGACAGCCGTGGCAATCCCACAGTCGAAGCTGAAGTGACGCTGGAGAGCGGATATGTGGGCCGTGCCATCGTGCCGAGCGGAGCCAGCACCGGTTCACACGAAGCGCTGGAGTTGCGCGACGGCGGCACGCGTTACCTGGGCAAAGGTGTTCTGAAGGCTGTCGAGAACGTCAATGAGATCATCGCTCCGGCGCTGCTGGGCATGGACGTGTCGCAGCAGGGCGTGATCGACCACGCCATGCTCGACCTGGACGGTACGCCCAACAAGGCGCGGCTGGGTGGCAACGCCATCCTGTCGGTGAGCCTGGCAAGCGCCCGTGCTGCCGCCGAGGAACTGAATCTGCCGCTGTACCGCTACCTGGGCGGCAGCAACGCCCGCACGCTGCCCGTTCCGATGATGAACGTCATCAACGGTGGAGCGCACGCCGACAACAGCGTGGACTTCCAGGAATTCATGGTGATGCCCGTTGGTGCGCCGACCTTCCGCGAGGCCCTGCGCTACGGAGCCGAGACTTTTCACGCGCTCAAGAAGGTGCTGAGCGGTCGCGGATACAACACCAACGTCGGGGACGAGGGCGGCTTCGCTCCCGATCTGGGCAGCAACGAGGAAGCGTTGGAAGTGCTGCTGGAGGCCATCCAGAAGGCCGGATACGAGCCGGGCAAGGACATCATGATCGCTCTTGACCCCGCCGTGACCGAACTCTTCAAGGACGGCAAGTACCACCTCGAATCGGAAGGCCGCACGCTTTCCAGCGAGGAAATGGTGGATTTCTGGGCCGACTGGAGCAGCCGCTACCCGATCATCTCTATCGAAGACGGTCTGGCCGAAGACGACTGGGACGGCTGGAAGCTGCTGACCGATACCATCGGCGACAGAGTGCAGCTGGTCGGCGACAACCTGTTCGTGACCAACCCCGAGCGTCTCCAGCGCGGCATCGAGACCGGTGTGGGCAACGCCATTCTGGTGAAGGTAAATCAGATCGGCACGCTCACCGAGAGCATGGACGCGATCGAACTCGCCAAGCGCAACCGCTACGGCACCATCATCAGCCACCGCAGCGGCGAGAGCGAAGACAGCTTCATCGCGGATCTGGCGGTCGCCACTAATGCCGGACAGATCAAGACCGGCAGCGCCAGCCGCAGCGACCGCATCGCCAAGTACAACCAACTGCTGCGAATCGAAGACCAACTGGGCAGCAGCGCTC carries:
- the dnaA gene encoding chromosomal replication initiator protein DnaA, with translation MMPADLALGGEGISQEIWTDVLGYVRKNISEVEYHTWFVPVRPLGVDQGSLVLGVRNSFAQEWFRKRYLGLLEDALRSMGAQQPQVSFQVLPAVQEAMILPADPPPAPRSSGRTAPATERSAAVIEAANRKALNPKYIFENFVVGPNNNLAHAASLAVAESPGKAYNPLFIYGNVGLGKTHLMHAVGHYIAERYPDKRIEYVSTESFTNNLINAIREDKMTQFRNRYRSVDLLLVDDIQFLAGKERTQEEFFHTFNALYENHKQIILSSDRPPKDIQTLEGRLRSRFEWGLITDIQSPEFETRVAILKMNAEHHRMHIPQDVLELIARQVTSNIRELEGALMRVVAFASLNNVPFSRAVAAKALSNVFAPQEVKVEMSDVLRAVAGHYNIPPDAVRGSGRVREVVVPRQVAMFLIRELTGHSLPEIGSFFMRDHSTVMHAVQKVTEQLGRDSELTEAVAFLKRKLQGLEGEENDV
- the dnaN gene encoding DNA polymerase III subunit beta; translation: MRAHVSKKTLSEGLGMLERVIPSRSSNPLLTAIKVDAEGRGLTLSGTNLEIDLSCFVPAEISEGASFVVPAHLFAQIVRNLGGELVELELSGAELAVRASGSDFKLQTGDLSAYPELSFPGTADATLDAAELSRSLSSVRYAASNEAFQAVFRGLKVEQHASKARVVASDGFRLALREFSVVGEPRSLIVPARSADELVRVLRDGDARLSFAEGMLGVTTDRVRMNVKLLDGDFPDYERVIPKDIKLRVTLPAAALKEAVSRVAVLADKNANNRVEFLISEGTLRLAAEGDYGRAQDTLTVQQEGSEPAMSLGFNAKYVLDALGPIEGDAELLFSGSTSPAMFKGSADAGYLAVVVPLRV
- the eno gene encoding phosphopyruvate hydratase; protein product: MKIETIIAREVLDSRGNPTVEAEVTLESGYVGRAIVPSGASTGSHEALELRDGGTRYLGKGVLKAVENVNEIIAPALLGMDVSQQGVIDHAMLDLDGTPNKARLGGNAILSVSLASARAAAEELNLPLYRYLGGSNARTLPVPMMNVINGGAHADNSVDFQEFMVMPVGAPTFREALRYGAETFHALKKVLSGRGYNTNVGDEGGFAPDLGSNEEALEVLLEAIQKAGYEPGKDIMIALDPAVTELFKDGKYHLESEGRTLSSEEMVDFWADWSSRYPIISIEDGLAEDDWDGWKLLTDTIGDRVQLVGDNLFVTNPERLQRGIETGVGNAILVKVNQIGTLTESMDAIELAKRNRYGTIISHRSGESEDSFIADLAVATNAGQIKTGSASRSDRIAKYNQLLRIEDQLGSSAQFLGRKALNK